The following proteins are co-located in the Sardina pilchardus chromosome 24, fSarPil1.1, whole genome shotgun sequence genome:
- the hey1 gene encoding hairy/enhancer-of-split related with YRPW motif protein 1 isoform X2: protein MKRNHDFSSSLSSSDSELDENLEVEKESADENGGRNSPRDPMSPVATTHVQARKRRRGIIEKRRRDRINNSLTELRRLVPSAFEKQGSAKLEKAEILQMTVDHLKMLHAAGGKGYFEAHALALDYRALGWRECVAECVRYLGLLEGLDSADPLRVRLLAHLNSYAVQRDVHSGLTHTHTHTHTHSGLTHLGWSSAYGHAPSHLPPPHHQHLLLPPPPPLPGVMSARSSSSSPSSSSSASPGASSASSSPVATGRSSSSPASPSSSGDAHLPSRPSGGVAVSGDVIAAQSGALRVPTLPSKLTPPLLASLSGLAAFPAFPFPLLCPRALSPSSPPSGAPPHTKPYRPWSLEIGAF, encoded by the exons ATGAAGCGGAATCACGACTTCAGCTCGAGCTTGAGCTCGTCAGACAGCGAGCTGGATGAGAATCTcgaagtggagaaggagagcgcGGACGAGAATGG GGGCCGGAACTCTCCGCGGGACCCGATGTCTCCGGTCGCGACTACTCATGTGCAGGCGCGGAAGCGGCGGCGCGGG ATAATAGAGAAGCGTCGCCGTGACCGCATCAACAACAGCCTGACGGAGCTGCGCAGACTCGTGCCCAGCGCGTTTGAGAAACAG GGTTCCGCCAAACTGGAGAAAGCGGAGATCCTTCAGATGACGGTGGACCACCTCAAGATGCTCCATGCCGCGGGTGGCAAag gctACTTTGAGGCGCATGCGTTGGCGCTGGACTACCGAGCGCTGGGCTGGCGTGAGTGTGTGGCGGAGTGTGTGCGCTACCTGGGGCTGCTGGAGGGGCTGGACAGCG ctgaccccctGCGTGTGCGTCTGCTGGCGCACCTCAACAGCTACGCCGTGCAGCGCGACGTCCACtccggcctcacacacacacacacacacacacacacacactccggccTCACACACCTGGGCTGGAGCTCCGCCTACGGCCATGCCCCCTcacacctgccccccccccaccaccagcacctgctgctgcccccccctcccccgttgcCCGGGGTGATGAGCGCTCGCTCTTCCTCATcgtcaccctcctcttcctcctcggcgTCGCCCGGGGCGTCGTCTGCATCCTCGTCTCCCGTGGCGACCGgccgctcctcctccagccccgcctccccctcctcctcgggCGACGCCCACCTTCCCAGCAGGCCGAGCGGCGGCGTGGCGGTCAGCGGTGACGTCATCGCTGCCCAGAGTGGAGCGCTCCGTGTTCCGACGCTCCCGTCCAAGCTGACCCCTCCGCTGCTGGCGTCCCTGTCCGGTCTGGCGGCGTTCCCGGCGTTCCCGTTCCCACTGCTGTGTCCGCgcgccctctccccctcctcccccccctccggcgcccccccccacaccaagCCCTACCGGCCCTGGAGCCTGGAGATCGGAGCCTTCTGA
- the hey1 gene encoding hairy/enhancer-of-split related with YRPW motif protein 1 isoform X1: MKRNHDFSSSLSSSDSELDENLEVEKESADENGGRNSPRDPMSPVATTHVQARKRRRGIIEKRRRDRINNSLTELRRLVPSAFEKQGSAKLEKAEILQMTVDHLKMLHAAGGKGYFEAHALALDYRALGWRECVAECVRYLGLLEGLDSADPLRHTHTHTHTDPLRVRLLAHLNSYAVQRDVHSGLTHTHTHTHTHSGLTHLGWSSAYGHAPSHLPPPHHQHLLLPPPPPLPGVMSARSSSSSPSSSSSASPGASSASSSPVATGRSSSSPASPSSSGDAHLPSRPSGGVAVSGDVIAAQSGALRVPTLPSKLTPPLLASLSGLAAFPAFPFPLLCPRALSPSSPPSGAPPHTKPYRPWSLEIGAF; the protein is encoded by the exons ATGAAGCGGAATCACGACTTCAGCTCGAGCTTGAGCTCGTCAGACAGCGAGCTGGATGAGAATCTcgaagtggagaaggagagcgcGGACGAGAATGG GGGCCGGAACTCTCCGCGGGACCCGATGTCTCCGGTCGCGACTACTCATGTGCAGGCGCGGAAGCGGCGGCGCGGG ATAATAGAGAAGCGTCGCCGTGACCGCATCAACAACAGCCTGACGGAGCTGCGCAGACTCGTGCCCAGCGCGTTTGAGAAACAG GGTTCCGCCAAACTGGAGAAAGCGGAGATCCTTCAGATGACGGTGGACCACCTCAAGATGCTCCATGCCGCGGGTGGCAAag gctACTTTGAGGCGCATGCGTTGGCGCTGGACTACCGAGCGCTGGGCTGGCGTGAGTGTGTGGCGGAGTGTGTGCGCTACCTGGGGCTGCTGGAGGGGCTGGACAGCGCTGACCCcctgcgtcacacacacacacacacacacactgaccccctGCGTGTGCGTCTGCTGGCGCACCTCAACAGCTACGCCGTGCAGCGCGACGTCCACtccggcctcacacacacacacacacacacacacacacactccggccTCACACACCTGGGCTGGAGCTCCGCCTACGGCCATGCCCCCTcacacctgccccccccccaccaccagcacctgctgctgcccccccctcccccgttgcCCGGGGTGATGAGCGCTCGCTCTTCCTCATcgtcaccctcctcttcctcctcggcgTCGCCCGGGGCGTCGTCTGCATCCTCGTCTCCCGTGGCGACCGgccgctcctcctccagccccgcctccccctcctcctcgggCGACGCCCACCTTCCCAGCAGGCCGAGCGGCGGCGTGGCGGTCAGCGGTGACGTCATCGCTGCCCAGAGTGGAGCGCTCCGTGTTCCGACGCTCCCGTCCAAGCTGACCCCTCCGCTGCTGGCGTCCCTGTCCGGTCTGGCGGCGTTCCCGGCGTTCCCGTTCCCACTGCTGTGTCCGCgcgccctctccccctcctcccccccctccggcgcccccccccacaccaagCCCTACCGGCCCTGGAGCCTGGAGATCGGAGCCTTCTGA
- the stmn2b gene encoding stathmin-2b isoform X2 gives MAKTAIAYKEKMKELSLINLICSCFHTEAKNNLMGHFEDMEVKPINKRASGQAFEVILKSPSPTSDGSYSITTPPKKRDVSLEDIQKKLEAAEDRRRSQEAAVLKALAEKREHERDVLMKAMEENSNFSRLAEEKLTVKMEQIRENREAYIAAMMERLQEKERHAQVVRRNKELREELTA, from the exons ATGGCAAAGACTGCGATCG cctacaaggagaagatgaaggagcTCTCCCTCATCAACCTCATCTGTTCGTGTTTCCACACGGAGGCCAAAAACAACCTGATGGGCCACTTTGAAG acatggAGGTGAAGCCCATTAACAAGCGGGCCTCGGGGCAGGCGTTCGAGGTGATCCTGAAGTCGCCCTCCCCCACCTCGGACGGCAGCTACAGcatcaccaccccccccaaGAAGAGGGACGTCTCCCTGGAGGACATCCAGAAGAAGCTGGAGGCAGCGGAGGACCGCCGGaga tcccaGGAGGCGGCGGTGCTGAAGGCGCTGGCGgagaagagagagcatgagCGAGACGTGCTGATGAAGGCGATGGAGGAGAACTCCAACTTCAGCCGTCTGGCCGAGGAGAAGCTCACCGTCAAGATGGAGCAGATCAGGGAGAACAGGGAGGCCTACATCGCCGCCATGATGGAGCGCCTGCAGgagaag GAGAGGCATGCCCAGGTGGTTCGCAGGAACAAAGAGCTGAGGGAAGAGCTGACAGCATGA
- the stmn2b gene encoding stathmin-2b isoform X1, producing MAKTAIAYKEKMKELSLINLICSCFHTEAKNNLMGHFEADMEVKPINKRASGQAFEVILKSPSPTSDGSYSITTPPKKRDVSLEDIQKKLEAAEDRRRSQEAAVLKALAEKREHERDVLMKAMEENSNFSRLAEEKLTVKMEQIRENREAYIAAMMERLQEKERHAQVVRRNKELREELTA from the exons ATGGCAAAGACTGCGATCG cctacaaggagaagatgaaggagcTCTCCCTCATCAACCTCATCTGTTCGTGTTTCCACACGGAGGCCAAAAACAACCTGATGGGCCACTTTGAAG cagacatggAGGTGAAGCCCATTAACAAGCGGGCCTCGGGGCAGGCGTTCGAGGTGATCCTGAAGTCGCCCTCCCCCACCTCGGACGGCAGCTACAGcatcaccaccccccccaaGAAGAGGGACGTCTCCCTGGAGGACATCCAGAAGAAGCTGGAGGCAGCGGAGGACCGCCGGaga tcccaGGAGGCGGCGGTGCTGAAGGCGCTGGCGgagaagagagagcatgagCGAGACGTGCTGATGAAGGCGATGGAGGAGAACTCCAACTTCAGCCGTCTGGCCGAGGAGAAGCTCACCGTCAAGATGGAGCAGATCAGGGAGAACAGGGAGGCCTACATCGCCGCCATGATGGAGCGCCTGCAGgagaag GAGAGGCATGCCCAGGTGGTTCGCAGGAACAAAGAGCTGAGGGAAGAGCTGACAGCATGA